A single window of Selenomonas sputigena DNA harbors:
- a CDS encoding dicarboxylate/amino acid:cation symporter has product METLNLSVRIFISLILAVVVGLAVGEEYIGFINWWIAPIGTIFINLIKMMIVPVVFSSLIVGVTSLGDTKTLGRISAKTVGIYLFTTAVAIVIGFAVAGVIHPGVGLEMSGTAPEVKEAPSIMQVFVNMIPTNPVASMAKGDILPVIIFALFIGVSITQVGGERGEKLIHFFDACAEVCYKAIGMIMSFAPYGVFALLLPVVAKNGPKVLLPLLSVIVCSFIGSVIHAVLVYSTMASVFGKMSPVKFFRGMSEAMMLAFTTCSSSGTLPVNMKNCEEKLGVSRKISSFVLPLGATINMDGTALYMGVCSLFIANVFGIDLTFQQMAMIVLTGTLASIGTAGVPGAGLIMLAMVLQAAQLPFEGLALVAGIDRILDMIRTCLNVTGDGAVAVVVAASEGEHSSSKN; this is encoded by the coding sequence GTGGAAACCTTGAATCTTTCTGTACGCATTTTCATCTCGCTCATCCTCGCGGTCGTCGTCGGACTTGCCGTGGGAGAAGAGTACATCGGCTTCATCAACTGGTGGATCGCGCCGATCGGCACGATCTTCATCAACCTCATCAAGATGATGATCGTGCCTGTCGTATTCTCGTCGCTGATCGTGGGCGTCACGAGCCTCGGCGACACGAAGACGCTCGGGCGCATCAGCGCCAAGACCGTCGGCATTTACCTCTTTACGACGGCGGTCGCTATCGTCATCGGCTTCGCCGTCGCGGGCGTCATTCATCCGGGCGTAGGGCTTGAGATGAGCGGCACGGCGCCCGAGGTGAAGGAAGCGCCGTCCATCATGCAGGTCTTCGTCAACATGATCCCGACGAATCCCGTCGCGTCGATGGCGAAGGGCGACATCCTGCCCGTCATCATCTTCGCGCTCTTCATCGGCGTCTCTATCACGCAGGTCGGCGGCGAACGCGGCGAGAAGCTCATCCACTTCTTTGACGCCTGCGCCGAGGTTTGCTACAAGGCGATCGGCATGATCATGTCGTTCGCGCCGTACGGCGTCTTCGCGCTCCTCCTGCCCGTCGTCGCAAAGAACGGGCCGAAGGTGCTGCTGCCGCTCCTTTCCGTCATCGTCTGCTCCTTCATCGGCAGCGTCATCCACGCGGTTCTCGTCTACTCGACGATGGCTTCCGTCTTCGGCAAGATGAGTCCCGTGAAGTTCTTCCGCGGCATGTCGGAAGCGATGATGCTCGCGTTTACGACGTGTTCGAGTTCGGGCACGCTGCCGGTCAACATGAAGAACTGCGAGGAGAAGCTCGGCGTCTCGCGCAAGATCTCGTCCTTCGTCCTGCCTCTGGGCGCGACGATCAACATGGACGGCACGGCGCTCTACATGGGCGTGTGCTCGCTCTTCATCGCGAACGTCTTCGGCATCGATCTCACGTTCCAGCAGATGGCGATGATCGTCCTCACGGGCACGCTCGCCTCCATCGGTACGGCAGGCGTGCCGGGCGCGGGTCTCATCATGCTCGCGATGGTTCTGCAGGCGGCGCAGCTGCCGTTTGAAGGCCTTGCTCTCGTTGCCGGCATCGACCGCATCCTCGACATGATCCGCACATGCCTCAACGTCACGGGCGATGGCGCTGTCGCCGTCGTCGTCGCGGCATCCGAAGGCGAGCATTCCTCGTCGAAGAACTGA
- a CDS encoding MgtC/SapB family protein, whose amino-acid sequence MVSEWEILLRLTLSCVLGGVIGYERQSRRKSAGLRTNMLVCLGSCLVMLISTAIYQGVEGRTNADPARLAAQVVSGIGFLGAGAIMKEGLTVTGLTTAACLWVVAGVGLAVGGGYYTAALLATGLVFVTLGALSRIDEWVLHDNHILLTVFTRDLPGQIVHINECLEDMSLTVHTVKTMRSHDSDHALVLEFELFNHAKVKGVALAEAVSRIEGVTGVNIA is encoded by the coding sequence ATGGTATCCGAATGGGAAATACTCTTGCGGCTGACGCTCTCGTGTGTCCTCGGCGGCGTCATCGGCTACGAGAGGCAGTCGCGCCGCAAGTCGGCGGGGCTTCGCACGAACATGCTCGTGTGCCTCGGCTCGTGCCTCGTCATGCTCATCTCGACGGCGATCTATCAGGGCGTCGAGGGCAGGACGAACGCCGATCCTGCACGCCTTGCGGCGCAGGTCGTCTCCGGCATCGGCTTCTTGGGTGCAGGCGCAATCATGAAGGAGGGGCTGACGGTCACGGGACTGACGACGGCCGCCTGCCTATGGGTCGTCGCGGGCGTCGGCCTCGCCGTTGGCGGCGGCTACTATACAGCGGCTCTTTTGGCGACAGGGCTCGTCTTCGTGACGCTCGGCGCGCTTTCGCGCATCGACGAGTGGGTGCTGCACGATAACCACATCCTCTTGACGGTCTTCACACGCGACCTGCCCGGCCAGATCGTGCACATCAACGAGTGCCTGGAGGATATGAGCCTCACCGTGCATACGGTCAAGACGATGCGCTCGCATGACAGCGACCATGCTCTCGTGCTGGAATTCGAGCTTTTCAACCATGCGAAGGTCAAGGGCGTCGCACTCGCTGAAGCCGTCAGCCGCATCGAGGGCGTCACGGGCGTAAATATTGCCTGA
- a CDS encoding YeiH family protein has translation MKSEYLRGIAYALLFAVPAYVLGKFFPIIGGPVFGILLGMCFARLARPKNFEAGISFTGKKILQYAIILLGFEMNLYHVLSVGSQSLAVMASTLATAFLVAWGAGRLLGVEGDARTLIGAGTAICGGSAIAAVAPVIGAKDKDIVFSISTIFLFNVIAVFIFPFLGHFMGMSDLGFGMWAGTAINDTSSVVAAGYSYSHEAGSYATIVKLTRALCIVPVCLAFALFAARDSKAEGKGFSLKRIFPMFILWFVVASIVNTTGVLPEALSHFLGEAGKFAIVLAMSAIGLNTDFAALLKNGVRPITLGLFCWIAVAVVSLIVQHFIGII, from the coding sequence ATGAAAAGCGAGTATTTGCGAGGCATTGCCTACGCTCTGCTCTTCGCCGTTCCCGCCTATGTCCTCGGGAAGTTCTTCCCCATCATCGGCGGGCCTGTCTTCGGCATCCTCCTCGGCATGTGCTTCGCGCGCCTTGCGCGTCCGAAGAACTTCGAGGCGGGCATCAGCTTCACGGGCAAGAAGATCCTGCAGTACGCGATCATCCTCTTGGGCTTCGAGATGAACCTCTACCATGTTCTGTCGGTCGGCTCGCAGTCGCTCGCCGTCATGGCATCGACGCTCGCGACGGCATTTCTCGTCGCCTGGGGCGCGGGCAGGCTCTTGGGCGTCGAGGGTGATGCACGGACGCTCATCGGCGCGGGCACGGCGATCTGCGGCGGCTCTGCCATCGCGGCGGTCGCGCCCGTCATCGGCGCGAAGGACAAGGACATCGTCTTTTCCATCTCGACGATCTTTCTCTTCAACGTCATCGCCGTATTCATCTTCCCTTTCCTCGGGCACTTCATGGGCATGAGTGACCTCGGCTTCGGCATGTGGGCGGGCACGGCGATCAATGATACATCATCCGTCGTTGCGGCCGGCTACTCCTACAGCCACGAGGCAGGCAGCTATGCGACAATCGTCAAGCTCACGCGTGCTTTGTGCATCGTGCCCGTGTGCCTCGCCTTCGCGCTCTTCGCGGCACGCGATTCCAAGGCGGAGGGCAAGGGATTCAGCCTCAAGCGCATCTTCCCCATGTTCATCCTGTGGTTCGTCGTCGCTTCCATCGTCAATACGACGGGCGTCCTGCCCGAAGCGCTCTCGCACTTCCTCGGGGAAGCGGGCAAGTTCGCCATCGTGCTCGCCATGAGCGCCATCGGTCTCAACACGGACTTCGCCGCGCTCTTAAAGAACGGCGTGCGCCCCATCACGCTCGGGCTTTTCTGCTGGATCGCCGTCGCCGTTGTTTCGCTCATCGTGCAGCATTTCATCGGTATCATCTGA
- a CDS encoding ATP-binding protein: MKRNAMAALQQWKDSKNRKPLVLRGARQVGKTWLMKEFGRTAYEDFVYFNFDEDEALKSIFETNKDPHRIVELLSLIVNRKIEPEKTLLILDEIQECPSALNALKYFKEKASDYATIAAGSLLGTLLAQPKSYPVGMVNLLDLGPLTFDEFLAATNPALYAYYAGIQKGQPIEEIFHNRLLEAYDHYLIIGGMPECVASWQEAKDPLQIARIQHELVEIYENDFSKHNGKVNRARILLVFRSIVSQLAKANEKFMYGAVRTGGRARDFEEAIEWLVSAGILSRVCNVSKMEHPLAAFDRLDQFKLFLFDTGLLKHMAGVDNGAILLKSDFQFKGPLTENYVLQQLRGQFPLAPRYYADKNSEIDFVLQNGMEIVPVEVKGGKRKAAPSFKRYIATRAPQCALRFSRLGYQKDGAITNLPLYLAARAKDFL, encoded by the coding sequence ATGAAGCGCAATGCCATGGCCGCCTTGCAGCAATGGAAAGACAGCAAGAATCGCAAGCCGCTCGTCTTGCGGGGAGCGCGGCAGGTCGGCAAGACCTGGCTCATGAAAGAATTCGGCAGGACCGCATACGAAGACTTCGTCTATTTCAACTTCGACGAGGACGAGGCGCTCAAGTCCATCTTTGAAACAAACAAAGACCCGCATCGCATCGTCGAACTGCTCTCTCTGATTGTGAACAGGAAAATCGAGCCGGAAAAGACCCTGCTGATTCTCGATGAAATTCAAGAATGCCCGTCAGCGCTGAACGCACTCAAATACTTCAAGGAAAAAGCGAGCGACTATGCGACCATCGCGGCGGGCAGCCTGCTCGGGACGCTCCTTGCCCAGCCGAAGTCGTATCCTGTCGGCATGGTCAATCTGCTCGATCTCGGGCCTTTGACCTTTGATGAATTTCTTGCCGCGACGAATCCGGCGCTTTACGCTTATTACGCGGGCATACAAAAAGGGCAGCCGATTGAGGAAATCTTCCACAATCGTCTGCTTGAAGCCTACGACCATTATCTGATCATCGGCGGCATGCCCGAATGCGTCGCGTCCTGGCAGGAAGCGAAGGATCCCTTGCAGATCGCGCGCATCCAGCATGAACTCGTCGAGATTTACGAAAACGATTTTTCCAAGCACAACGGCAAGGTCAACCGTGCGCGCATCCTCTTGGTCTTCCGAAGCATCGTTTCCCAGCTCGCCAAGGCGAACGAGAAGTTCATGTACGGCGCCGTGCGCACGGGCGGCAGGGCGCGTGATTTTGAAGAGGCCATCGAATGGCTCGTTTCGGCAGGAATCCTCAGCCGCGTCTGCAATGTTTCCAAGATGGAGCATCCCCTAGCGGCCTTCGACCGGCTCGACCAATTCAAGCTCTTCCTCTTCGATACGGGGCTGCTGAAGCACATGGCGGGCGTCGACAACGGTGCGATTCTCCTCAAAAGCGACTTCCAATTCAAAGGGCCGCTGACAGAGAACTACGTCCTGCAGCAGCTTCGCGGTCAATTCCCGCTCGCGCCGCGCTATTACGCCGACAAGAACAGCGAGATCGACTTCGTGCTGCAAAACGGCATGGAGATCGTGCCCGTGGAAGTCAAGGGCGGAAAGCGCAAGGCGGCACCGTCGTTCAAACGCTATATCGCCACCCGAGCGCCGCAGTGTGCACTGCGCTTTTCCCGGCTTGGCTATCAAAAGGATGGCGCCATCACGAACCTGCCCCTCTATCTTGCAGCAAGGGCAAAAGACTTTTTATAA
- the hflX gene encoding GTPase HflX: protein MKDKRIQGEIQNLKPHIMRELQSLYDLSVPVGQLSTKELNERLIAVTEEIGREVAVYVDRKGRIIEISVGNTWTVDLPAVDARSEVRLSGVRCIHTHPSGDTELSDPDISSLRRLRFDAMAAIGRLAGESVGCLGFFTGEKEEDGTLEVQIFGPVRADHLNRIRLTPLIQSINRRLSRERTQATDDEEERAVLAGIDAPMTCALWTTEDSLAELAELARTAGATVVGTFIQKKAKPDTAFFLGRGKVEEMAMFIQNERATLVIFDDELTPSQQRNLEMALGVKILDRTALILDIFAQRARTAAGKLQVELAQMKYSLPRILGQGLVLSRLGGGIGTRGPGETKLEVDRRRIRRRIHDIEGEIERLKKERLLHRERRRAARIPVAALVGYTNAGKSTLLNALTGAEVFAEDKLFATLDPTTRSLRLADGREILVTDTVGFIQKLPHTLVQAFHATLEEVVEADLLLHVVDVSNEAAEFQIEAVTEVLKELGAAEKPMLYVLNKLDRLTNGAGGTGGGDAAAHVDPADDARHEAAGGDAAGGFSEGEIPSLEEAPLPPAVLRLLRGREGCAISARTGAGLVELQEKIADFFRSGEVELTLHIPFTESAAVTRLHEAGRVLHTDYDERGTRVRVRLSEEKAARFRRYEIS, encoded by the coding sequence ATGAAGGACAAAAGAATCCAGGGCGAGATTCAGAATCTCAAGCCGCATATCATGCGAGAACTGCAGAGCCTCTACGATCTGAGCGTGCCGGTTGGGCAGCTTTCGACGAAGGAACTGAACGAGAGGCTCATCGCCGTCACGGAGGAAATCGGGCGCGAAGTCGCCGTCTACGTCGACCGCAAGGGGCGCATCATCGAAATTTCCGTCGGCAACACGTGGACGGTCGATCTGCCCGCCGTCGATGCCCGCTCGGAGGTGCGTCTTTCGGGCGTGCGCTGCATCCATACGCATCCGAGCGGTGATACGGAGCTCAGCGATCCCGACATCTCGTCGCTTCGCCGCCTGCGCTTCGACGCGATGGCGGCCATCGGGCGACTCGCGGGCGAGAGCGTCGGCTGCCTCGGCTTCTTTACGGGCGAGAAGGAAGAGGACGGCACGCTCGAAGTGCAGATTTTCGGCCCTGTGCGCGCCGATCATCTGAATCGCATCCGCCTGACGCCGCTCATCCAGAGCATCAACAGGCGTCTTTCGAGGGAGCGTACGCAGGCGACGGACGATGAGGAGGAACGTGCCGTGCTCGCTGGGATCGACGCGCCCATGACCTGCGCTCTGTGGACGACGGAGGATTCGCTCGCCGAGCTGGCGGAGCTTGCACGCACGGCGGGCGCGACCGTCGTCGGCACGTTCATCCAGAAGAAGGCGAAGCCCGACACGGCGTTCTTTTTGGGGCGCGGCAAGGTCGAGGAGATGGCGATGTTCATCCAGAACGAGCGTGCGACGCTCGTCATTTTCGACGATGAGCTTACGCCGTCGCAGCAGAGGAATCTCGAAATGGCGCTCGGCGTGAAGATCCTCGACCGCACGGCGCTGATCCTCGACATCTTCGCGCAGAGAGCGCGCACGGCGGCGGGCAAGCTGCAGGTCGAGTTGGCGCAGATGAAGTACAGCTTGCCGCGCATCTTGGGACAGGGGCTCGTGCTCTCAAGGCTCGGCGGCGGCATCGGCACGCGCGGCCCTGGCGAAACGAAGCTCGAAGTCGACCGTCGTCGCATCCGTCGTCGCATCCACGACATCGAGGGCGAGATCGAGCGCCTCAAGAAGGAGCGATTGCTGCATCGCGAGCGCCGCCGCGCCGCGCGCATCCCCGTCGCCGCCCTCGTCGGCTATACGAACGCCGGCAAGTCGACGCTCTTGAACGCCTTGACGGGCGCAGAGGTCTTCGCCGAGGACAAGCTCTTTGCGACGCTCGACCCGACGACGCGCTCTCTTCGGCTCGCGGACGGCCGCGAAATCCTCGTGACCGATACCGTGGGCTTTATACAAAAGCTGCCGCATACGCTCGTGCAGGCCTTTCACGCAACGCTCGAAGAGGTCGTTGAAGCCGACCTTCTGCTGCATGTCGTCGATGTGTCGAACGAGGCTGCCGAGTTCCAGATCGAGGCCGTCACTGAAGTCCTTAAGGAGCTTGGCGCAGCCGAAAAGCCCATGCTCTATGTGCTGAACAAGCTCGATCGCCTGACGAACGGCGCAGGCGGCACGGGCGGAGGCGACGCAGCGGCGCATGTCGATCCGGCAGACGATGCGAGACACGAGGCAGCGGGGGGCGACGCGGCGGGCGGTTTTTCCGAGGGCGAGATTCCGTCCTTGGAAGAAGCGCCTTTGCCGCCCGCCGTCCTGCGCCTCCTGCGCGGCCGCGAGGGCTGCGCCATCTCTGCGAGGACGGGCGCGGGGCTTGTCGAGTTGCAGGAAAAGATCGCCGATTTCTTCCGCTCGGGCGAGGTCGAGCTTACGCTTCATATCCCCTTTACGGAGAGCGCAGCCGTCACGCGCCTGCACGAGGCGGGGCGAGTGCTTCATACGGACTACGACGAGCGCGGCACGCGCGTCCGCGTCCGTCTGAGCGAAGAAAAAGCCGCTCGCTTTCGCCGCTATGAGATTTCGTAA
- a CDS encoding putative toxin-antitoxin system toxin component, PIN family, producing MIDTNILISAILGSKTPFQAYCKAVSYPNCGIVCTQNIDELRRVFNRKFPEKISAMERFLAVALYGIEIVPIPDESVKEERRIRDTKDRPILRAAAAANVDIILTGDKDFLESGIKQPKIMTAAEFTAKEAS from the coding sequence ATGATTGATACCAATATATTGATTTCGGCAATATTGGGAAGCAAAACGCCATTTCAAGCATACTGTAAAGCTGTATCCTATCCGAATTGTGGGATTGTGTGCACGCAGAATATTGATGAGTTAAGGCGCGTGTTCAATCGGAAATTTCCTGAGAAAATCTCTGCGATGGAGCGCTTTTTGGCAGTTGCTCTCTATGGAATCGAGATTGTTCCAATTCCCGATGAATCCGTGAAAGAGGAACGTCGGATAAGAGATACAAAGGATCGTCCGATTCTGCGAGCTGCTGCGGCAGCAAACGTGGATATTATACTGACGGGAGATAAGGACTTCTTAGAATCCGGTATAAAGCAGCCGAAAATTATGACGGCGGCAGAGTTTACAGCAAAGGAGGCGTCATGA
- a CDS encoding AbrB/MazE/SpoVT family DNA-binding domain-containing protein encodes MMAATAPDTFIDNAKVMAKGQVTIPKDVRNVLGLDHGSRVTFIVEKGSVRMVNSAVYAMQVLQNEMLGEAQRAGLTSEEAINAMVTEIRSEGE; translated from the coding sequence ATGATGGCAGCAACTGCGCCGGATACGTTTATAGACAATGCCAAAGTCATGGCAAAAGGACAGGTAACGATTCCGAAAGATGTACGGAATGTTCTGGGGCTGGATCACGGAAGCCGGGTCACTTTTATCGTAGAAAAGGGCTCGGTTCGTATGGTAAATTCCGCTGTATATGCTATGCAAGTACTGCAAAATGAGATGCTCGGCGAGGCGCAAAGGGCAGGTCTGACATCGGAGGAAGCGATAAATGCCATGGTCACGGAAATCCGCAGCGAAGGGGAATGA
- a CDS encoding nucleoid-associated protein yields the protein MTTIDKAALHILDAAGSSLLSAAELPLTGETSEYLLTHIEKSRKSPDKKAGTFYEDSECRKEIAAYLAGEKDFLAFSRTLAESFLRAFSHAAEAASMLLFVLEVHEDERRELIVFLCRSHAGFSPAVVDTEGGLSAELSACGSLLPSASATMDEFAFVDLSTFAAYVRAKRYSVDGNAIFVLPELVLECGQAPSAREALKKASDTAKKVAEAYGGDAVETAAAVKSFVAGELAEKDAVNPLEVGREVFKGNPAMQADYERAIEEAGFAAPVEMDQESILKKMKNHKLKTDTGIELVIPTDYFDNTEFVEFRRGEDGTISITLKQIQNIVNRG from the coding sequence ATGACCACAATCGACAAGGCGGCGCTTCATATCCTCGACGCGGCGGGCTCTTCGCTTCTTTCGGCGGCGGAGCTGCCGCTTACGGGCGAGACGAGCGAATATCTCCTCACGCATATCGAGAAGAGCCGCAAGAGTCCCGACAAGAAGGCGGGGACGTTTTACGAGGACAGCGAGTGCAGGAAGGAAATTGCCGCCTATCTTGCGGGCGAGAAGGATTTCCTCGCCTTTTCGCGCACGCTGGCAGAGAGCTTTCTGCGTGCGTTTTCCCACGCGGCGGAGGCGGCGAGCATGCTGCTCTTCGTGCTCGAAGTGCACGAAGATGAGCGGCGCGAGCTCATCGTCTTCCTCTGTCGCAGCCATGCAGGATTTTCTCCTGCCGTCGTCGATACGGAGGGCGGGCTTTCGGCGGAGCTTTCGGCATGCGGCTCCCTTTTGCCGAGCGCTTCGGCGACGATGGACGAGTTCGCCTTCGTCGATCTTTCGACGTTCGCTGCCTATGTGCGCGCCAAGCGTTACAGCGTCGACGGCAACGCCATCTTCGTCTTGCCCGAGCTTGTCTTGGAATGCGGACAGGCGCCTTCGGCGCGCGAGGCTTTGAAGAAGGCGAGCGATACGGCGAAGAAGGTCGCCGAGGCCTATGGCGGCGATGCCGTGGAGACGGCGGCTGCCGTCAAATCCTTCGTCGCGGGCGAGCTTGCCGAAAAGGATGCCGTGAATCCCTTGGAGGTTGGCCGAGAGGTATTCAAGGGAAATCCCGCCATGCAGGCGGACTACGAGCGGGCGATCGAGGAAGCGGGATTCGCTGCGCCCGTGGAGATGGACCAGGAATCCATCCTCAAGAAGATGAAGAATCACAAGCTCAAAACGGACACGGGCATCGAGCTTGTGATCCCGACGGACTACTTCGACAACACGGAATTCGTCGAGTTCCGCCGCGGCGAAGACGGCACGATCTCCATCACACTCAAGCAGATCCAGAATATCGTCAATCGAGGGTGA
- a CDS encoding HAD family hydrolase: protein MKYRYYLFDFDYTLANSEKGIAGCFHTTLKRLGYDDVPDEAIRRTIGLPMDEAIRRIAGIEETAECERFLVSYRKEADKEMTPNTHFYPETLPLLEKLRAAGVKTAIISTKTRHRIMEKFIAENVTHLLDFVIGCEDVETFKPSPEGILAACRRFGAAKSEVIYTGDNLVDAEAAQAAGVDFAAVLTGTTESAAFEALPHVKIMKNLGELLA, encoded by the coding sequence ATGAAATACCGCTATTATCTGTTTGATTTCGACTATACGCTTGCAAATTCGGAAAAGGGCATCGCAGGCTGCTTTCATACGACACTCAAGCGGCTCGGTTACGACGACGTGCCCGACGAGGCGATCCGCCGCACGATCGGCCTGCCGATGGACGAAGCGATCCGCCGCATTGCGGGCATCGAGGAGACGGCGGAATGCGAGCGTTTCCTCGTCAGCTATCGCAAGGAGGCCGACAAGGAAATGACGCCGAATACGCATTTCTATCCCGAGACGCTGCCGCTCCTAGAAAAATTGCGTGCGGCAGGCGTGAAGACCGCCATCATCTCGACGAAGACGCGCCATCGCATCATGGAGAAGTTCATCGCTGAAAATGTCACGCATCTTCTCGACTTCGTCATCGGCTGCGAGGACGTCGAGACGTTCAAGCCCTCGCCCGAAGGCATTCTCGCCGCCTGCCGCCGCTTCGGCGCGGCAAAGTCCGAGGTCATCTACACGGGGGACAACTTGGTCGACGCCGAAGCGGCGCAGGCGGCCGGCGTCGATTTCGCCGCCGTGCTCACGGGCACGACGGAAAGCGCCGCCTTCGAGGCGCTGCCGCATGTGAAGATCATGAAAAATCTCGGCGAACTGCTGGCATAG
- a CDS encoding Gfo/Idh/MocA family protein — MEKKRTCRWATIGCGTIAHEMAQALQRLGRGFCAAAGRTPQKVRDFAAEFGIEKAYDTPAALLADPDIDIVYISTPHNTHAPYITQALSAGKHVLAEKAITLNAHELATAASLAEEKGLVLAEAMTIYHMPLYRALASRIEAGEFGSLRLAQLSFGSYKPYDMENRFFNLRLAGGALLDIGVYALSCARFFFAENPEEIVSRTRLAPSGVDEQAVIVLKNSAEEMAAITLSLHAKQPKRAVFSFDDAYIEICDYPRADRASIIWAADGRREDVAAGETEKALDYEVLAMERAVRGEGNEMRFDYTRGVMEVMTKLRAAWGVKYPEEEAAAERS; from the coding sequence ATGGAAAAGAAGAGAACCTGCCGCTGGGCGACGATCGGCTGCGGCACGATCGCGCATGAAATGGCGCAGGCGCTGCAGCGGCTCGGACGAGGCTTCTGCGCTGCAGCGGGGCGCACGCCGCAGAAGGTGAGGGACTTCGCGGCAGAGTTCGGCATAGAAAAAGCGTACGATACGCCGGCGGCTCTCCTCGCCGACCCGGACATTGACATCGTCTACATCTCGACGCCGCACAATACGCATGCGCCCTACATCACGCAGGCGCTCTCCGCCGGCAAGCATGTACTCGCGGAAAAGGCCATCACGCTCAATGCGCACGAGCTTGCGACGGCGGCCTCTCTCGCTGAGGAGAAGGGACTCGTCCTCGCTGAGGCGATGACGATCTACCACATGCCGCTCTATCGTGCGCTCGCCTCGCGCATCGAGGCGGGCGAGTTCGGCTCGCTTCGTCTCGCGCAGCTGAGCTTCGGCAGTTATAAGCCTTACGATATGGAAAACCGCTTCTTCAATCTCCGTCTCGCGGGCGGCGCACTCCTCGACATCGGCGTCTACGCTTTGTCCTGCGCACGTTTTTTCTTTGCGGAAAACCCTGAGGAAATCGTCTCTCGGACGCGTCTTGCACCGAGCGGCGTCGACGAGCAGGCGGTCATCGTGCTTAAGAACAGCGCCGAGGAAATGGCCGCCATCACGCTGTCCCTTCACGCCAAGCAGCCCAAGCGAGCCGTGTTCTCCTTCGACGACGCTTATATCGAGATCTGCGACTATCCGCGTGCCGACCGTGCTTCCATCATCTGGGCGGCGGATGGACGCCGGGAAGATGTTGCGGCGGGCGAGACGGAAAAAGCGCTCGATTACGAGGTTCTCGCGATGGAGCGCGCCGTCCGCGGGGAAGGAAACGAGATGCGCTTCGACTATACGCGGGGCGTCATGGAGGTCATGACGAAGCTGCGGGCGGCCTGGGGCGTCAAGTACCCCGAGGAAGAAGCGGCTGCAGAAAGATCTTGA
- a CDS encoding DUF819 domain-containing protein, translated as MITDGLSYVSVLVFFASVILAAERVTGWAVFRFVPGVVFIYIGSMLLATLGVWSMAATKPVYRELSALLTYAMIFTMLLRSDVRKIFRIGPRMLLGFFSATVTIAAGFVVAFLAMKDHLGANAWMTLGALSGSWIGGYDNIMEIQTALHIPTIDMEGAFIVDSIDYTIWVLFLFWLVTLAPRFNRWMGVDTAKLDAVSQAIEDDDARRTGEISFQGIFLIFGTSLLVSSVGADLGPLLYVAMPFLTQSIWTILFIAASGLIAAFSPLGRIAGSMEVANVMLYSLIALIASRTSLLQFGDAPAWVLAGFIILGVHFLLMALIARIFRLDMFTLCISSMANIGGVASAPILASLYSGALIPVGIFLAILGHIIGTPLGLWIARLLEMLA; from the coding sequence ATGATCACCGACGGGCTTTCCTATGTCTCCGTCCTTGTGTTCTTCGCGTCCGTGATTCTTGCTGCCGAAAGGGTGACGGGGTGGGCGGTCTTTCGCTTCGTTCCCGGCGTCGTCTTCATCTACATCGGTTCGATGCTGCTCGCTACGCTCGGCGTCTGGAGCATGGCGGCAACGAAGCCCGTCTATCGCGAGCTTTCGGCGCTCCTGACCTATGCGATGATTTTCACGATGCTCCTGCGCTCGGATGTCCGCAAGATCTTTCGCATCGGGCCGCGCATGCTCCTCGGCTTCTTCTCTGCGACCGTCACGATTGCCGCCGGGTTCGTCGTCGCCTTCCTCGCCATGAAGGATCATCTCGGCGCTAACGCGTGGATGACGCTCGGTGCACTCTCCGGCTCATGGATCGGCGGCTACGACAATATCATGGAGATTCAGACCGCGCTGCACATTCCAACGATCGACATGGAAGGTGCGTTCATCGTCGACTCTATCGACTATACGATCTGGGTCCTGTTCCTCTTCTGGCTCGTCACGCTTGCCCCGCGCTTCAATCGCTGGATGGGAGTGGATACGGCGAAGCTGGACGCCGTATCGCAGGCGATCGAGGACGATGATGCGAGGCGGACGGGAGAGATTTCTTTTCAAGGAATCTTCTTGATCTTTGGCACGTCGCTCCTCGTCTCCTCCGTTGGCGCAGATCTCGGCCCCTTGCTTTACGTTGCCATGCCCTTTCTCACGCAGTCCATCTGGACGATTCTCTTCATTGCAGCCTCCGGACTCATCGCCGCCTTTTCTCCGCTCGGGCGCATTGCCGGCTCCATGGAGGTTGCAAACGTGATGCTCTACTCGCTCATCGCGCTCATCGCCTCGCGCACATCCCTGCTGCAGTTCGGCGATGCGCCCGCCTGGGTGCTCGCGGGCTTCATCATCCTCGGCGTGCACTTCCTTCTCATGGCGTTGATCGCACGCATCTTCCGGCTCGACATGTTCACGCTGTGCATATCCTCGATGGCGAATATCGGCGGCGTAGCATCAGCGCCGATTCTCGCGAGCCTGTATTCCGGCGCTTTGATCCCCGTCGGCATATTCCTGGCGATCCTTGGACACATCATCGGCACGCCGCTCGGACTATGGATTGCACGCTTGTTGGAAATGCTCGCTTGA